One window from the genome of Pyrobaculum ferrireducens encodes:
- a CDS encoding ubiquinol-cytochrome c reductase iron-sulfur subunit, whose translation MVDENRRETLKIFIGATAALGIGALTTPLVGSLINVNELKAKTAYGSIEVVLCESVDNCPEEYSVPIDELRKGPKFVLLKKGTMAIPAVFGLVNVGGKEYPVAYNTVCTHFGCPVNPSGGKYLIGFSCPCHGSQFIICTNPNGCDGHAFLEAYVSAGPAPRSLRPIKVAVKGDRVYALRAEI comes from the coding sequence ATGGTAGACGAGAACAGGAGGGAAACCCTCAAGATTTTTATCGGCGCCACCGCGGCACTCGGCATAGGCGCGTTGACCACTCCTCTAGTGGGCTCTTTGATAAACGTCAATGAGCTGAAAGCAAAGACAGCGTATGGCTCTATCGAGGTGGTGCTTTGCGAATCTGTGGATAACTGCCCCGAGGAGTACTCCGTCCCAATAGACGAGCTGAGGAAAGGCCCCAAGTTCGTGTTGCTCAAGAAGGGGACTATGGCAATACCTGCGGTTTTTGGACTAGTTAACGTGGGCGGCAAGGAGTACCCAGTTGCCTACAACACTGTGTGTACCCACTTCGGCTGCCCGGTTAACCCCTCGGGCGGCAAGTACCTCATCGGCTTCTCATGCCCTTGCCACGGCTCGCAGTTCATAATATGCACAAATCCCAACGGATGCGACGGCCACGCCTTTCTTGAGGCGTACGTATCGGCAGGCCCGGCGCCGCGGTCGCTGAGGCCTATAAAAGTGGCTGTGAAAGGCGACAGAGTGTACGCTCTCAGGGCGGAGATATGA
- a CDS encoding c-type cytochrome: protein MRGPTIALVIGIAIVVIAAAIALQYLTAPSGGGGGGAQPPATPTQTQTSQQTGTSAPPSGGGGPIQYDPQLAAKGKQYFNEIGCTSCHSIKSLGISGGNVGPDLSKALLGNPGQAGSVIDKYFKENGLDNPAADPQKAAQLLAQFLTNPPDYAGTMKTMVNTYKNAYPDWATERVPALVEMLKEAAK, encoded by the coding sequence ATGCGCGGTCCAACAATAGCACTGGTAATAGGAATTGCGATTGTGGTAATCGCTGCCGCGATCGCTCTGCAATACCTAACAGCCCCCTCTGGCGGCGGCGGAGGAGGCGCACAGCCTCCGGCAACCCCAACCCAGACACAGACCTCCCAACAGACCGGAACATCGGCGCCGCCCAGCGGCGGCGGTGGCCCCATCCAATACGACCCGCAACTGGCGGCGAAGGGCAAGCAGTACTTCAACGAGATTGGGTGTACAAGTTGCCACTCTATTAAGTCGCTGGGCATCTCCGGCGGCAACGTCGGCCCCGATCTCAGCAAGGCGTTGCTGGGCAACCCCGGCCAGGCAGGCTCTGTGATTGACAAATACTTCAAGGAAAACGGCCTAGACAACCCGGCGGCCGATCCGCAGAAGGCGGCTCAGTTGCTCGCCCAGTTTTTAACCAACCCGCCTGACTACGCCGGCACAATGAAAACTATGGTAAATACATATAAAAACGCATACCCCGACTGGGCCACTGAGAGAGTACCAGCGTTGGTAGAGATGTTGAAGGAGGCGGCTAAGTAG
- a CDS encoding respiratory chain protein (SoxI-like), giving the protein MSTEVRLNFGDYVTWGLIIAAIFVVWMWAGNWGRPPYPVVSEVSSYVFTPYTVVYVGGGVVTALFMGSMIFFTIKFRAREGYGEE; this is encoded by the coding sequence ATGAGTACAGAAGTGAGGTTAAATTTTGGAGATTATGTAACGTGGGGTCTAATCATTGCGGCTATATTTGTTGTGTGGATGTGGGCGGGTAACTGGGGGAGGCCTCCGTATCCCGTCGTCTCAGAGGTGTCGAGCTACGTATTCACGCCATATACAGTGGTTTACGTAGGTGGGGGCGTGGTTACGGCTCTTTTTATGGGTTCTATGATATTCTTCACAATAAAGTTCAGAGCGAGGGAGGGCTATGGAGAAGAGTAG
- a CDS encoding cupredoxin domain-containing protein — translation MEKSRLFEYLTIFGAAAVLGYLAVVAAANLYAIDNYGYRYARGDYQTIKVVGRQFSWEFQYPNGSRSFNTLYVKAGALYKLEITSMDVVHSFYIPQLGIKYDAVPGFVYVMWLKVDKPGVYDIFCAEYCGSGHYLMLGRVVVEP, via the coding sequence ATGGAGAAGAGTAGGCTGTTTGAATACCTCACGATATTCGGGGCCGCCGCCGTGCTTGGCTACTTAGCCGTGGTCGCGGCCGCCAATCTATACGCAATTGATAACTATGGGTATAGATACGCCAGGGGGGACTACCAGACCATAAAGGTGGTGGGGAGGCAGTTCTCGTGGGAGTTCCAGTACCCCAACGGGTCGCGGAGCTTCAACACGCTATATGTAAAGGCTGGGGCGCTCTACAAACTTGAGATAACGTCGATGGACGTGGTGCACTCCTTCTACATCCCGCAGCTAGGTATTAAGTACGACGCTGTACCTGGCTTTGTCTACGTCATGTGGCTGAAGGTGGATAAGCCGGGGGTGTACGACATATTCTGCGCCGAGTACTGCGGCTCGGGCCATTACCTAATGCTGGGCAGGGTGGTGGTGGAGCCATGA
- a CDS encoding cbb3-type cytochrome c oxidase subunit I, with protein sequence MKWEKVVDYLTTTDAHKIGILYLTLSIINLVLAGLMAFLIRLVIAVTPPGARVEETGIATGNLYYWFVSLHGLAMLLLFAMQAVVGMANVAVPKLIGAPDLYWPRINALSFWLQVPATVLMWGGLFFAQQGAGPGWTIYPPFSTGYTLSLGVDLVLMGIIVGGISSTLSGINFILTITRLRRPDIKMLDMSLFAWSVLAMSILMVAALPPLAVGAVMQLLDRHLGFRFFAPNPSNPAAGGDPRLWQHIFWFFGHPEVYILVLPAMGLVSEVLQRMAGRRAYGYTAIALSSVAIAAISFAVWVHHMFTAVQDWIVRVAFAVATMAVAIPSGVKVFNWVATLYGARIRLRAPMLFTLTFIAFFIVGGVTGVFFPVVPVDLHLQDTYFVLGHFHYVVNAITLGVLGALLYYYPHITGRWYDERLARMSWGLLTVGGGLTYTMMLAAGVLGMPRRYAASPTGLYYPYHVLMTVGSWLIAAGVALYLINLLWSYFNGRPVKNREDPWGAAKMGLPDVVEPAFKSPHVHTPWPALVGLAALPLSLGVLNILASMPTSIVKGVAASPQVGWAMVGLFVAFGLAWFKSDMWNRALAMRFMNGAAHGYVAIPKPPSVWGDLRVTMAWVIFSEAVLFLTLISSAYYARVVLYGQWNAALQKAPDLLSPLAIAMSIALWGSSFTAVAARRAFTAGDVRRFYMWIGATMAMGAFFAGSQFLVEYPTLMHEGFVPTATIHSMYFYSIVTLHGFHVLIGLTFWALVLLLVKVGYWTPKRPDGVEAAEYYWHFVDGIWVLVFSTFYLGAVNAIPPPAALHA encoded by the coding sequence ATGAAGTGGGAAAAGGTTGTCGACTACTTAACGACGACTGACGCGCATAAGATAGGCATACTGTACCTAACTTTGTCTATTATTAACCTCGTCTTGGCGGGGCTGATGGCTTTCCTCATCCGCCTGGTCATTGCCGTTACGCCGCCGGGGGCGCGGGTGGAGGAGACCGGCATAGCCACGGGGAACCTCTACTACTGGTTCGTTTCCCTCCACGGGCTGGCGATGTTGCTCCTATTCGCTATGCAAGCGGTGGTGGGCATGGCGAACGTGGCTGTGCCGAAGCTCATCGGCGCGCCGGATCTGTACTGGCCGAGGATAAACGCGCTGTCTTTCTGGCTACAAGTCCCGGCCACGGTGTTGATGTGGGGCGGGCTGTTCTTCGCCCAGCAAGGCGCCGGGCCTGGCTGGACGATCTACCCGCCGTTTAGCACCGGCTACACGCTCTCGCTGGGGGTAGATCTAGTTCTGATGGGGATCATAGTGGGGGGCATTTCCTCCACCTTGTCTGGCATAAACTTCATATTGACGATTACGAGGCTGAGGAGGCCGGACATTAAGATGCTGGATATGTCCCTCTTCGCCTGGAGCGTCTTGGCCATGTCTATTCTAATGGTGGCCGCCCTGCCTCCCCTGGCGGTGGGCGCGGTGATGCAGTTGCTCGACCGCCACCTGGGCTTCCGCTTCTTCGCACCTAACCCCTCCAACCCCGCGGCTGGGGGGGACCCGCGGCTGTGGCAACACATCTTCTGGTTCTTCGGCCACCCGGAGGTCTACATCTTGGTGCTCCCCGCCATGGGCCTGGTCTCCGAGGTGTTGCAGAGGATGGCTGGCAGGAGGGCGTATGGCTACACCGCCATCGCCTTGTCTTCCGTGGCTATTGCTGCTATTAGCTTCGCTGTGTGGGTTCACCACATGTTCACCGCGGTGCAGGACTGGATTGTGAGGGTGGCCTTCGCCGTGGCGACGATGGCTGTCGCCATCCCCTCGGGTGTGAAGGTCTTCAATTGGGTGGCCACGCTGTACGGGGCGCGGATTAGGCTGAGGGCCCCGATGCTGTTCACTCTGACGTTTATAGCCTTCTTCATCGTGGGCGGCGTGACCGGCGTGTTCTTCCCAGTGGTGCCCGTGGACCTGCACCTCCAAGACACATACTTCGTCCTCGGCCACTTCCACTACGTGGTGAACGCCATCACCCTGGGGGTCCTAGGCGCGTTGCTTTACTACTACCCACACATCACGGGGAGGTGGTACGACGAGAGGCTTGCGAGAATGAGCTGGGGCCTCCTGACGGTGGGCGGCGGCCTGACCTACACCATGATGCTGGCGGCCGGCGTGCTGGGCATGCCGAGGCGCTACGCCGCGTCGCCGACGGGCCTATACTACCCCTACCACGTGTTGATGACTGTGGGGAGCTGGCTAATAGCGGCCGGGGTAGCCCTTTACCTCATAAATCTGCTGTGGAGCTACTTCAACGGGAGGCCTGTGAAGAACAGAGAAGATCCGTGGGGCGCGGCGAAGATGGGGTTGCCGGACGTCGTCGAGCCGGCTTTCAAGTCGCCCCACGTCCACACTCCGTGGCCCGCCTTGGTGGGTCTTGCGGCTCTTCCGCTGTCGCTGGGCGTCTTGAATATCCTCGCCTCGATGCCGACTAGCATCGTGAAGGGGGTGGCTGCCTCTCCGCAGGTGGGCTGGGCCATGGTTGGTCTCTTCGTGGCTTTCGGCCTCGCGTGGTTTAAGTCGGACATGTGGAACCGGGCGCTTGCCATGAGGTTTATGAACGGCGCCGCCCACGGCTACGTGGCGATTCCGAAGCCCCCCAGCGTGTGGGGCGATCTCCGGGTGACCATGGCGTGGGTGATCTTCTCAGAGGCTGTGCTGTTCCTCACCCTCATCTCCTCGGCGTACTATGCGAGGGTGGTGCTGTACGGCCAGTGGAACGCCGCGTTGCAGAAGGCTCCGGATCTGCTGAGCCCGCTGGCCATCGCGATGTCCATAGCGCTGTGGGGAAGTAGCTTCACGGCCGTGGCCGCCAGGAGGGCCTTCACCGCGGGGGACGTGAGGAGGTTCTACATGTGGATAGGGGCCACCATGGCCATGGGGGCCTTCTTCGCCGGCTCGCAGTTCCTGGTGGAGTACCCCACGCTTATGCACGAGGGCTTTGTCCCAACAGCCACGATACACTCCATGTACTTCTACTCCATAGTCACGCTACACGGCTTCCACGTCTTGATAGGCCTCACCTTCTGGGCCCTCGTTCTGTTGCTGGTTAAGGTGGGCTACTGGACGCCTAAGAGGCCAGACGGCGTGGAGGCCGCCGAGTACTACTGGCACTTCGTCGACGGGATATGGGTGCTGGTGTTCTCCACCTTCTACCTCGGCGCCGTGAACGCAATACCGCCCCCCGCCGCGTTGCACGCATGA
- a CDS encoding SCO family protein has protein sequence MAKREVLLKLPFFTLSLLLIFLYSQGFDPLAPPYTPFYSQDVKYMCTNFTIPHVSLADQNGSRVEFPPPGPYVVTFGYTTCPDVCPLVFLVLNKTQYLTGLPAYVVTVDPAGDTPERLRAYAAATGYRFVFLTGEQVEVLWRSFGVYVGRARYSGGYLIYHSVVFAFGEGDVVKAVAYGLADPDTLASLYRSCWAR, from the coding sequence ATGGCTAAAAGAGAAGTCCTCCTAAAACTCCCCTTTTTCACCCTCTCCCTACTCCTGATCTTCCTCTACTCCCAGGGCTTCGACCCGCTGGCCCCTCCATACACCCCATTCTACTCCCAGGACGTTAAATACATGTGTACAAATTTCACAATCCCCCACGTGTCTCTGGCAGATCAGAACGGTAGCCGTGTGGAGTTCCCGCCGCCCGGCCCCTACGTCGTCACTTTTGGCTACACCACATGCCCAGACGTGTGCCCCCTCGTATTCCTTGTGTTAAACAAGACGCAGTACCTAACGGGCCTCCCGGCTTATGTAGTTACGGTGGATCCAGCCGGCGACACCCCCGAGAGGTTGAGGGCGTACGCCGCCGCCACGGGCTACCGCTTCGTCTTCCTAACAGGCGAGCAAGTCGAGGTTCTGTGGCGTAGCTTCGGCGTATATGTCGGCAGGGCGAGGTATTCAGGCGGCTACTTAATCTACCACAGCGTCGTCTTCGCCTTCGGCGAGGGGGACGTGGTCAAGGCCGTGGCCTACGGCCTCGCCGACCCCGACACCCTCGCCTCGCTGTACAGGAGTTGCTGGGCGAGATAA
- a CDS encoding copper chaperone PCu(A)C, with protein sequence MKLAVLLALFLIPVAVLVVQPPVAVSNSYVEVVPPDTAVVGFTFTNLGLRQVCITSVSAPQGTHAEMHVTEFNGTLAVMKTVDKVCVGPLSAVRFGSLTYHIMLTGDVNAVRNGAVIQLRLDDGRVVEVRAPPGTGAHIHTP encoded by the coding sequence GTGAAGCTGGCCGTTCTACTCGCCCTGTTTTTAATCCCAGTTGCCGTCCTAGTGGTGCAACCCCCAGTGGCTGTGTCGAATAGCTACGTCGAGGTGGTGCCCCCAGACACGGCGGTGGTGGGCTTCACCTTCACAAATCTGGGACTCCGCCAGGTGTGCATAACTTCAGTCTCGGCGCCCCAGGGCACCCACGCCGAGATGCACGTCACGGAGTTCAACGGCACCCTCGCCGTCATGAAGACGGTGGACAAGGTGTGCGTGGGGCCCCTCTCAGCCGTGAGGTTCGGTAGCCTTACCTACCACATAATGCTCACCGGCGACGTAAACGCGGTGAGAAACGGCGCGGTGATCCAGCTTAGGCTAGACGACGGCCGAGTGGTGGAGGTCAGGGCGCCCCCCGGCACAGGCGCCCACATACACACGCCATGA
- a CDS encoding MFS transporter codes for MAPPGAREIKLRGSPGRALAAATLAFFAGFTCVSLFNISVKFVATHVELALSQVAALVAIPNLTGAFLRIPLGALVDGGGARAIILAQLLTTAAGLAGLSYVTALVEAGSLSGASAYAALLLLGAVAGVGISIFSPGAAYLSYWFPKRRQGTALGIYAGLGNTAPGIYTALLPLMISAIGISGTYLMWAAFLAAAAVLFYAYGHDAYYFQLLKIVGDPAAARRLAGELGGEVLPSGGAWRSLTSSARLHTTWLLVLLYFTSFGGYVALTAWLPSYYTAALDMDIATAGLLTGLGFSLLASLMRIAGGWASDRVGGARVAAVAYALVAGGSAAAMLNPAASPLGMSAAAVGMGMANAAVFKLLPQLVGEAVGGASGWVGGVGAGGGLVLPMLMAICTEALGAYTASFLPIAVLGVLSLTASVTRLRTKTANWQQG; via the coding sequence ATGGCTCCCCCCGGCGCTCGGGAGATCAAGCTGAGAGGCTCGCCTGGGCGGGCCTTGGCCGCCGCGACGCTGGCTTTCTTCGCAGGCTTTACATGCGTATCCCTCTTCAATATCTCTGTAAAATTCGTAGCCACGCATGTGGAGCTCGCCTTGTCTCAAGTCGCCGCGCTTGTCGCCATCCCGAACCTCACTGGGGCTTTTCTAAGAATTCCACTCGGCGCGTTGGTAGACGGCGGAGGGGCGAGGGCTATAATCCTCGCCCAGCTACTCACAACAGCCGCCGGCCTCGCCGGGCTATCGTACGTCACGGCGCTGGTGGAGGCGGGATCGCTCTCCGGCGCCTCTGCATACGCCGCCCTACTCCTCCTGGGCGCTGTGGCGGGCGTCGGCATCTCCATATTTTCGCCGGGCGCCGCGTACCTCAGCTACTGGTTCCCAAAGCGCAGACAAGGAACCGCGCTGGGGATCTACGCAGGTCTGGGCAACACAGCCCCCGGGATATACACGGCCCTCCTCCCTCTCATGATCTCCGCCATCGGAATCTCGGGGACCTACCTCATGTGGGCCGCGTTCCTGGCCGCGGCGGCTGTCCTGTTCTACGCCTACGGCCACGACGCCTACTACTTCCAGCTGTTGAAGATCGTGGGAGACCCCGCCGCAGCCCGCCGCCTAGCTGGGGAGCTGGGCGGGGAGGTCCTCCCCAGCGGAGGCGCGTGGAGAAGCCTGACGTCGTCCGCACGTCTCCACACGACGTGGCTACTGGTCCTGCTCTACTTCACCTCCTTCGGCGGCTACGTGGCGCTCACCGCCTGGCTCCCCAGCTACTACACCGCGGCTCTAGACATGGATATCGCGACAGCCGGCCTCCTCACGGGCCTCGGCTTCTCTCTCTTAGCCTCTCTAATGCGCATCGCCGGGGGGTGGGCCAGCGACCGCGTCGGCGGCGCGAGGGTGGCCGCCGTGGCCTACGCCCTCGTCGCCGGGGGCTCGGCGGCGGCGATGCTCAACCCCGCGGCATCCCCACTGGGGATGTCGGCGGCCGCCGTGGGGATGGGGATGGCCAACGCGGCGGTGTTTAAACTACTTCCACAGCTCGTAGGAGAGGCTGTCGGCGGTGCCTCCGGCTGGGTAGGCGGCGTGGGAGCAGGCGGCGGGCTGGTACTGCCCATGTTAATGGCCATATGTACAGAGGCGCTCGGCGCATATACGGCAAGCTTCCTTCCAATAGCCGTGCTGGGCGTGCTATCTCTCACAGCGTCGGTGACGCGCCTCCGCACCAAGACGGCTAATTGGCAACAAGGGTAG
- the narJ gene encoding nitrate reductase molybdenum cofactor assembly chaperone, with the protein MNLLRIMYMVIARLLDSPRQVYSERGEVLKIAQELGLEALEGFFQEMREEEVEGHRVEMFELAPRCPPYAGYYALGEDSRERGLYMHQVLTYYKAFGFTMDVRQELPDYLPVMLEYLASTTDVEDFGRREMRRDFYRRFIKPWFPKFKECVEKSNSPYRYVLHALEKLFKLDFEEE; encoded by the coding sequence GTGAACCTCCTAAGGATTATGTATATGGTGATCGCCAGGCTTCTCGACAGCCCGAGACAAGTCTACAGCGAGAGAGGGGAGGTGTTGAAAATCGCCCAGGAGCTGGGCCTGGAGGCGCTGGAAGGCTTCTTTCAGGAAATGAGGGAAGAGGAGGTGGAGGGCCACCGCGTGGAGATGTTTGAACTCGCGCCTAGATGCCCGCCGTACGCGGGGTACTACGCCCTGGGCGAAGACAGCAGAGAACGGGGCCTCTACATGCACCAAGTCCTAACATACTACAAGGCTTTTGGCTTCACCATGGACGTCCGGCAGGAGCTACCCGACTACCTGCCAGTTATGCTTGAGTACCTCGCCTCTACCACCGACGTTGAGGACTTCGGCAGGCGGGAGATGAGAAGAGATTTCTACAGGAGGTTTATCAAGCCGTGGTTTCCAAAATTTAAAGAATGCGTAGAGAAGAGCAACAGCCCCTATAGATATGTACTACATGCATTAGAGAAATTGTTTAAACTAGATTTTGAAGAAGAGTAA